The proteins below come from a single Terriglobia bacterium genomic window:
- a CDS encoding DUF4160 domain-containing protein, which translates to MPTVLRVEGYRFFFFSNETSEPPHIHVKQAERYAKFWLDPVALARNISFRRSELTYLHQLVVEHQKHLLVAWYEHFSG; encoded by the coding sequence ATGCCAACGGTACTGCGAGTCGAAGGGTATAGATTTTTCTTCTTTAGCAATGAAACGAGCGAACCGCCTCACATTCACGTGAAGCAGGCGGAAAGGTATGCTAAGTTTTGGCTTGATCCGGTTGCACTAGCCCGGAATATTAGTTTCAGGCGAAGTGAGCTGACTTACCTGCATCAATTAGTGGTGGAGCACCAGAAACATTTGCTGGTGGCATGGTATGAGCATTTCAGCGGCTAA
- a CDS encoding YdcF family protein encodes MRFLVKAGLAFIVIVLILLGLRHAGPALVVNQPQPSDVILLLAGDADDSRYWKGIELLRAGYAPRMLVDARVDAVSYGHTPAELTEDFIRRSAGGLPIHVCPTRGTSTLRELQSAAACLQPAAPHSILLVTSDYHTRRALSIARKAYPGYSWSVAAANNGLLSAPRWWTDREIAKNVFLEWQKVVWWELVERHK; translated from the coding sequence ATGCGATTCCTCGTCAAAGCCGGGCTGGCGTTCATCGTCATCGTGCTGATTCTGCTCGGGTTACGTCATGCCGGCCCGGCGCTGGTGGTGAACCAGCCGCAGCCCTCCGATGTCATTCTGCTGCTGGCGGGCGACGCTGACGATTCCCGCTACTGGAAGGGAATCGAGCTGCTGCGCGCCGGCTACGCACCCCGGATGCTGGTGGACGCGCGCGTGGACGCGGTCAGCTACGGGCACACACCGGCCGAGTTGACGGAAGATTTCATCCGGCGCTCGGCGGGTGGCCTCCCCATTCATGTCTGCCCGACCAGGGGCACATCCACGCTACGGGAATTGCAGTCGGCGGCGGCGTGCCTGCAGCCGGCCGCGCCGCACAGCATCCTGCTGGTCACCTCCGATTACCACACCCGGCGCGCGCTCTCGATTGCGCGCAAGGCGTACCCGGGTTACTCCTGGTCGGTGGCGGCGGCGAACAACGGTTTGCTGTCGGCGCCGCGCTGGTGGACGGACCGCGAGATCGCCAAGAACGTTTTTCTGGAATGGCAGAAGGTGGTGTGGTGGGAACTGGTGGAACGCCACAAGTGA
- the coaD gene encoding pantetheine-phosphate adenylyltransferase has translation MKHVIAIYPGTFDPPTNGHLDLIQRGSHIFDELIVAILCNPEKEPALFSLAERRVMLEALTKPFENVRVDTFGGLLVDYAMRVGARALLRGIRAISDYEYELQMALMNRKLDPKLETVFMMPADTYSYVSSRLVKEIVQLGGSVHGLIPDLVEKKLTEKLNGKNRRQAPVVSRQEITSESRHRQPRGRRK, from the coding sequence TTGAAGCACGTCATTGCCATCTACCCGGGCACGTTTGATCCTCCGACCAACGGCCATCTCGACCTGATCCAGCGCGGCAGCCACATTTTCGATGAGTTGATCGTCGCCATTCTGTGCAATCCGGAAAAAGAGCCGGCGCTGTTCTCGCTGGCGGAGCGGCGCGTCATGCTCGAGGCGCTCACCAAGCCCTTCGAAAACGTGCGCGTGGACACCTTCGGCGGGCTGCTGGTGGACTACGCCATGCGCGTCGGCGCGCGGGCGCTGCTGCGCGGCATCCGCGCCATCAGCGATTACGAGTACGAACTGCAGATGGCGCTGATGAACCGCAAGCTCGATCCGAAACTGGAGACGGTGTTCATGATGCCGGCCGATACTTATTCCTACGTCAGTTCGCGGCTGGTGAAGGAGATCGTGCAACTCGGCGGCTCGGTGCACGGGCTCATTCCCGACCTGGTGGAAAAGAAGCTGACGGAAAAATTGAATGGGAAGAACAGGCGCCAGGCGCCAGTCGTCAGTCGTCAGGAAATCACGTCAGAAAGCCGGCATCGCCAACCGCGAGGAAGAAGGAAGTAA
- a CDS encoding FAD-dependent thymidylate synthase: MSDANRSLPPPTSAAPAIEVYAVYGAEPEVQAYAMAKYSRSALSMKESLREINEQRAEKFLNTFYFQYGHRSIADLAHLAIAVEKLSILAAIALVDEQRWDGQERSTRYQDFKRAGYFVPDFTGLEMCELRYRDTIAALFAEYEALSETTWRYLAGRTPKPADMKLEAYERTLRARAFDISRYLLPLAANTSVGQIVNARTLETQIARLLSHTHPEVRHLGGLLKQAAREPAYNVNALTWAKILEEIKGMDEGVGRELEAQVLKPVRVAPTLVKYAEANPYEIETRRELQQAAGEIMGSAAIEDAPAVHLLDDDPLEIEVAATLLYEHCHHPYRQVREHVEALGEQRRREIVDLGVKHRGRHDELLRAFHAGQSFRFDILMDIGGFRDMHRHRRCTQIGQGITTAHGFDTPDEVRAAGAEERYTEAMQRAATAVQHVREELQRAGRDDAEASAQYLVPLGFRKRTLFKMDFAEAVYIAELRTGPGGHISYRRIAYQMYEAVARRHPALGALFRVHDINQPVDLLQR, translated from the coding sequence ATGTCCGACGCGAACCGCTCTCTTCCGCCGCCGACCTCCGCGGCCCCGGCCATCGAGGTGTACGCCGTTTACGGCGCCGAGCCCGAGGTCCAGGCCTATGCCATGGCCAAGTATTCCCGCTCCGCGCTCTCCATGAAGGAGTCGCTGCGGGAGATCAACGAACAACGCGCCGAAAAGTTTCTCAACACCTTTTATTTTCAGTACGGCCATCGCTCCATCGCCGATTTGGCGCATCTGGCCATCGCCGTCGAAAAGCTCTCCATCCTGGCGGCCATCGCGCTGGTGGACGAGCAGCGCTGGGACGGCCAGGAGCGCTCCACGCGCTACCAGGACTTCAAGCGTGCCGGATACTTTGTCCCTGATTTCACCGGCCTGGAAATGTGCGAGCTGCGCTATCGCGACACCATCGCCGCGCTTTTCGCCGAATACGAGGCGCTGTCGGAGACCACGTGGCGGTATCTGGCCGGTCGCACTCCCAAACCCGCCGACATGAAGCTGGAGGCGTACGAGCGCACGCTGCGTGCGCGCGCCTTTGATATCTCGCGCTATCTGCTGCCGCTGGCGGCCAACACCTCCGTGGGGCAGATCGTCAACGCGCGCACCCTGGAGACGCAGATCGCGCGCCTGCTGTCGCACACCCATCCCGAGGTCCGCCACCTCGGCGGCTTGCTCAAGCAGGCCGCCAGGGAACCCGCGTACAACGTCAACGCGCTCACGTGGGCCAAGATCCTGGAAGAGATCAAGGGAATGGACGAAGGCGTGGGGCGGGAGTTGGAGGCACAAGTCCTCAAGCCGGTGCGCGTCGCGCCCACGCTGGTGAAGTACGCGGAAGCGAATCCCTACGAAATCGAAACCCGGCGTGAACTCCAGCAGGCGGCTGGGGAAATCATGGGCAGTGCCGCCATCGAGGATGCTCCCGCGGTGCATCTGCTCGACGACGATCCGCTGGAAATCGAAGTGGCCGCCACCCTGCTGTATGAGCACTGTCACCACCCCTACCGGCAAGTCCGAGAGCACGTCGAGGCGCTGGGAGAGCAACGACGCCGGGAAATCGTTGACCTCGGCGTCAAGCATCGCGGTCGCCACGACGAGCTGCTGCGCGCCTTCCATGCCGGGCAGAGTTTCCGCTTTGACATCCTCATGGACATCGGCGGCTTCCGCGACATGCACCGTCACCGGCGCTGCACCCAAATCGGGCAGGGGATCACCACCGCGCATGGCTTCGATACGCCGGACGAGGTACGGGCGGCAGGCGCCGAAGAGCGCTACACGGAAGCGATGCAGCGCGCGGCCACCGCAGTGCAGCATGTGCGCGAAGAGTTGCAGCGCGCCGGGCGCGACGACGCCGAGGCCAGCGCCCAATACCTGGTCCCGCTTGGCTTTCGCAAACGCACGCTGTTCAAGATGGATTTCGCCGAGGCGGTCTATATTGCGGAGCTGCGCACCGGTCCGGGCGGGCACATCTCCTACCGGCGTATTGCCTACCAGATGTACGAGGCGGTCGCGCGCCGCCACCCCGCGCTGGGCGCCCTGTTCCGCGTCCACGACATTAACCAGCCCGTGGACCTGCTGCAGCGGTAA
- a CDS encoding amidase: MHFASATDAAQAIRTRRISSVELTGHMLERIRSFNPKLNALVTQTAESAMERARHADEALARGAWWGPLHGVPCTVKDVFETAGVRTTAGAPFLAEYVPQQDAPVVARLKAAGAVIVGKTNVPVMAADWQSYNPVFGTTNNPWDITRTPGGSSGGEAAAIAAGLSFLGVGSDIGGSIRIPAHFCGIYGHKPTLDVIAQGGHIPPPPGLPQRPLAMGVGNLPVCGPLARSASDLKIAMEVLGGPDSYDAVAYRWTMPQPRHSRLADYRIGYVLDDPLCPVSAPVKKVLSDAAAALRKAGARLQEGWPAGLDPAVQVETYRYMVFTVMASFMRPEDVAHIRAAAAAGDPGSQAMEMAITAPHSVFFEANTRRCASLALWQDYFRTHDAFLLPTAFTTAIAHDHSEPMDARRIATPEGARNYMDLLFWMTPATLNGLPATVAPAGLTPDGLPVGLQILGPYLEDATPIDLAGRLADLIGGFRAPQGY; this comes from the coding sequence CTGCACTTCGCCTCCGCAACCGACGCCGCGCAAGCCATCCGTACCCGCCGCATTTCTTCGGTCGAGCTGACCGGACACATGCTGGAGCGCATCCGCTCGTTCAACCCCAAGCTCAATGCGCTGGTGACCCAGACGGCCGAGTCGGCGATGGAACGCGCCCGCCACGCCGATGAAGCGCTGGCGCGCGGCGCATGGTGGGGGCCGCTCCATGGCGTGCCCTGTACGGTGAAGGATGTCTTTGAGACCGCCGGCGTGCGCACCACCGCCGGCGCGCCATTCCTGGCTGAGTACGTGCCGCAGCAGGACGCGCCGGTAGTCGCGCGCCTCAAGGCCGCCGGTGCGGTCATCGTCGGCAAGACGAATGTTCCTGTGATGGCCGCGGACTGGCAAAGCTACAACCCCGTTTTCGGCACGACCAACAATCCCTGGGACATCACTCGCACGCCGGGCGGCTCCAGCGGAGGTGAAGCTGCCGCCATCGCCGCCGGCCTGAGCTTTCTCGGAGTCGGCAGCGACATCGGCGGGTCCATCCGCATTCCGGCGCACTTCTGCGGCATCTACGGGCACAAGCCCACTCTTGACGTTATCGCGCAGGGCGGACACATCCCGCCGCCGCCCGGACTGCCGCAACGCCCGCTTGCCATGGGGGTCGGCAATCTGCCGGTCTGCGGCCCGCTCGCTCGCAGCGCCTCCGATTTAAAGATCGCCATGGAGGTGCTCGGCGGCCCCGACTCGTACGATGCTGTCGCCTATCGCTGGACCATGCCGCAGCCGCGCCACTCGCGCCTGGCCGACTATCGCATCGGTTATGTGCTCGACGATCCGCTCTGCCCGGTGTCGGCGCCGGTGAAAAAAGTGTTGAGCGACGCTGCCGCGGCCTTGCGCAAGGCGGGCGCGAGGCTGCAGGAGGGCTGGCCCGCCGGCCTCGATCCCGCGGTCCAGGTCGAGACCTATCGCTACATGGTGTTCACGGTGATGGCGAGCTTCATGCGGCCGGAAGATGTCGCGCACATTCGCGCCGCTGCCGCCGCCGGAGATCCCGGGTCCCAAGCGATGGAGATGGCCATCACCGCGCCCCATTCCGTCTTCTTTGAGGCCAACACGCGCCGTTGCGCCTCGCTGGCGCTGTGGCAGGATTATTTCCGCACCCACGACGCCTTCCTGCTGCCCACCGCTTTCACAACGGCCATCGCGCACGATCACAGCGAGCCCATGGACGCGCGCCGCATCGCCACCCCTGAAGGCGCGCGCAACTACATGGACCTGCTGTTCTGGATGACTCCTGCGACATTGAACGGATTGCCGGCCACGGTGGCGCCCGCGGGCCTCACGCCGGACGGGTTGCCCGTCGGACTGCAGATTCTCGGGCCTTACCTGGAAGACGCTACGCCCATTGACCTCGCCGGCCGCCTGGCGGACCTGATCGGCGGCTTCCGTGCGCCGCAGGGATACTGA
- a CDS encoding PilZ domain-containing protein: MESAAGQGVSPEQAVATAALAGVDEPAAALLTECFRQFGISTVAIPSQDISRLSRERFAAFVLPLDAAAEPVLAEIRRSPENMHAVIYGLCGSVAQAIRFSSYGINAIFMQPVERNAVLRVVRTTHLMVLRELRRYVRVPLVSAVMLQTGTEIVPASTLEISSGGVSLRTKARLAVPQSVQATLQLPGSGEMAVRAVVCWIRRDEDTAGLRFEPGDERRLQVREWIEHFLGDD; the protein is encoded by the coding sequence ATGGAGAGTGCGGCCGGTCAAGGTGTGTCGCCGGAACAGGCAGTGGCGACGGCGGCGCTGGCCGGCGTGGACGAGCCGGCGGCGGCGCTGCTGACCGAATGTTTCCGGCAGTTCGGCATCTCGACCGTGGCCATTCCATCGCAAGACATCTCGCGCCTCAGCCGGGAGCGCTTTGCCGCCTTCGTGCTTCCTCTGGATGCCGCCGCCGAACCGGTCCTGGCGGAGATCCGGCGCTCGCCGGAAAACATGCATGCCGTCATTTACGGGTTGTGCGGGAGCGTGGCCCAGGCGATCCGATTCTCCTCTTACGGGATCAATGCGATTTTCATGCAGCCGGTGGAGCGCAACGCGGTGCTGCGCGTCGTGCGCACCACGCACCTGATGGTGCTGCGCGAATTGCGGCGCTACGTGCGGGTGCCGCTGGTGTCGGCGGTGATGCTCCAGACTGGCACCGAAATCGTACCGGCCAGCACCTTAGAAATCAGCTCGGGCGGAGTGTCGCTGCGCACCAAAGCGCGGCTGGCGGTGCCGCAGAGCGTGCAGGCAACGCTGCAGCTCCCCGGCTCGGGCGAGATGGCGGTGCGCGCCGTGGTGTGCTGGATCCGCCGCGACGAGGATACGGCCGGGCTGCGCTTTGAACCCGGCGACGAACGCCGCCTGCAGGTGCGCGAGTGGATTGAACATTTTCTTGGCGACGACTGA
- a CDS encoding pyridoxal phosphate-dependent aminotransferase, producing MTVGTQVRTPLTERINRIEISATLAVVNEADRMRLAGADLVDFGAGEPHFNTPQHVKDAAIAAIQANFTRYTPVGGTAELRDAIIHRHAQDFGSAYKREECIASTGGKHALFNAIQVLVDHGDEVILPVPAWVSFKDIIRYGGGEPVFVETDESKGFAVSPAMIASAITPKTKAIIINSPSNPTGAVLAQEDFTSIVRVAADRGIWVIADECYVYLDYSGRRFSAGALSEAKERMVIIGSLSKTYAMTGWRLGFALAPKEVVSAMQKLQSQSTSNATSIVQKAAVGALNGPQDCIKEMVEEYIRLRDRMVGGLRAIPGIQCNMPNGAFYAYPNVAAFFGRKGINSASDVAARLLREAEVVTVPGEAFGTTQHIRISYPTSPRQIDRGLERMRKFFAELR from the coding sequence ATGACGGTGGGAACGCAAGTGAGAACGCCGCTGACCGAGCGCATCAACCGCATCGAGATTTCGGCCACGCTGGCGGTGGTCAACGAAGCCGACCGCATGCGCCTGGCGGGCGCCGACCTGGTGGATTTCGGCGCGGGTGAGCCCCATTTCAATACACCGCAGCACGTGAAGGACGCGGCCATCGCGGCCATCCAGGCGAATTTCACCCGGTACACGCCGGTGGGCGGCACGGCGGAACTGCGCGACGCCATTATCCACCGCCACGCGCAGGACTTCGGCTCCGCCTACAAGCGCGAGGAGTGCATCGCCTCCACCGGCGGCAAGCACGCGCTGTTCAATGCCATCCAGGTGCTGGTGGACCATGGCGATGAAGTCATCCTGCCGGTGCCGGCGTGGGTGTCGTTCAAGGACATCATCCGCTACGGCGGCGGCGAGCCGGTATTCGTCGAAACCGACGAGAGCAAGGGATTTGCCGTCTCGCCGGCGATGATTGCAAGCGCCATCACCCCGAAGACGAAGGCCATCATCATCAATTCGCCGTCGAACCCGACCGGCGCGGTGCTGGCGCAGGAAGACTTCACTTCGATCGTGCGCGTGGCCGCCGACCGCGGCATCTGGGTGATCGCCGACGAGTGCTACGTCTACCTCGATTACAGCGGGCGGCGATTTTCCGCGGGTGCGCTGAGCGAGGCGAAGGAACGTATGGTGATTATCGGTTCGCTCTCCAAGACCTACGCCATGACCGGCTGGCGGCTGGGCTTCGCGCTGGCCCCGAAGGAGGTGGTGTCGGCGATGCAAAAGCTGCAGAGCCAGTCCACCTCGAATGCGACTTCGATCGTGCAGAAGGCGGCGGTGGGCGCGCTGAATGGTCCGCAGGATTGCATCAAGGAGATGGTGGAGGAATACATACGGCTGCGCGACCGTATGGTGGGCGGGCTGCGCGCCATTCCCGGCATTCAATGCAATATGCCGAATGGGGCGTTCTATGCCTATCCCAACGTCGCGGCGTTTTTCGGACGCAAGGGGATCAATTCGGCCAGCGACGTCGCCGCCCGGCTGCTGCGCGAGGCGGAGGTGGTCACCGTGCCGGGAGAGGCGTTCGGCACCACGCAGCACATCCGCATTTCCTATCCCACCTCGCCGCGCCAGATTGACCGCGGGCTGGAGCGCATGCGGAAGTTCTTTGCTGAACTGCGGTGA
- the fabF gene encoding beta-ketoacyl-ACP synthase II, translated as MKTRRRSAPFRTPSPISVGTQRGNSLGRRVVVTGIGLLCGTGNSTEEVWRNLLAGKSGIARIQQFDASQFASQIAGEVRNFDPLQFIEKKEIKKMGRFIHFAIAAADEAMKSSGLQVSHENADRVGVHIGSGIGGFDVIEREHRNLLEGGPRKISPFFIPGAIANLAAGHVSIRFNAKGPNECTSTACTSSAHSIGDAFKIIARCDADVMIAGGTEAAITPMGVGGFAAMRALSTRNDEPERACRPWDRERDGFVMGEGAGILILEELEHARNRGAKILSEVVGYGMSADANHITQPAPEGEGGFRVMMNALNDAKLRPEQIGYINAHGTSTDLGDRLETQAIKRAFGNHAYKLAVSSTKSSTGHLLGGAGGLEAGITVLALRDQMLPPTLNLENPDEGCDLDYVPLHARHGEVEFAVSNSFGFGGTNGCLIFRRWTE; from the coding sequence ATGAAGACGCGGAGAAGATCCGCACCGTTCAGGACGCCATCACCTATATCGGTGGGCACGCAAAGGGGAAATAGTTTGGGGCGGCGGGTGGTAGTCACCGGCATCGGTCTTCTCTGCGGCACCGGCAACAGCACCGAGGAAGTCTGGCGCAACCTGCTGGCCGGGAAGAGTGGCATCGCAAGAATCCAGCAGTTCGATGCCTCGCAGTTCGCCTCGCAGATTGCCGGCGAAGTCCGCAACTTCGACCCGCTGCAATTTATCGAGAAAAAAGAGATCAAGAAAATGGGACGCTTCATCCACTTCGCCATCGCGGCGGCGGATGAGGCGATGAAGAGTTCGGGCCTGCAAGTTTCCCATGAGAACGCCGACCGCGTAGGCGTGCACATCGGCAGCGGCATCGGCGGCTTCGACGTGATCGAGCGCGAGCACCGGAACCTGCTGGAGGGCGGCCCGCGCAAGATCTCGCCCTTTTTCATTCCCGGCGCCATCGCCAACCTGGCCGCGGGGCACGTCAGCATCCGCTTCAACGCCAAGGGTCCGAACGAGTGCACCTCGACGGCGTGCACCTCGAGCGCGCACTCCATCGGCGACGCGTTCAAAATCATCGCGCGCTGCGACGCCGACGTCATGATCGCCGGCGGCACCGAGGCCGCGATCACTCCCATGGGCGTCGGCGGCTTCGCTGCCATGCGCGCGCTTTCCACCCGCAACGACGAACCGGAGCGCGCCTGCCGTCCCTGGGACAGGGAGCGCGACGGGTTTGTCATGGGCGAAGGCGCGGGAATCCTGATCCTGGAAGAACTGGAGCACGCGCGCAACCGCGGGGCAAAGATTCTGTCGGAAGTGGTGGGCTACGGCATGAGCGCCGACGCCAACCACATCACGCAGCCGGCGCCCGAGGGTGAAGGCGGATTCCGCGTGATGATGAACGCGCTCAACGACGCCAAGCTCCGCCCCGAACAGATTGGCTACATCAACGCCCACGGCACCTCCACCGACCTCGGCGATCGCCTGGAGACTCAAGCCATCAAGCGCGCGTTCGGCAACCACGCCTACAAACTGGCGGTCAGCTCCACCAAGTCGAGCACCGGGCACCTGCTGGGCGGCGCCGGCGGCCTGGAGGCAGGCATCACGGTGCTGGCGCTCCGCGACCAGATGCTGCCGCCGACCCTCAACCTGGAAAATCCCGACGAAGGCTGCGACCTGGACTACGTTCCCCTACACGCGCGCCACGGCGAGGTCGAGTTCGCCGTGTCGAACTCGTTCGGCTTCGGCGGTACCAACGGGTGCCTGATCTTCCGGCGCTGGACGGAATAG
- a CDS encoding DUF2442 domain-containing protein, with protein MSISAAKLEPLASHVEVSHGKLRVTMADGRELSVPLSWFPRLKNASPSQRKHWELIGGGIGIHWPLIDEDISVENLLAPPQHRRK; from the coding sequence ATGAGCATTTCAGCGGCTAAACTCGAACCCCTCGCTTCCCACGTGGAAGTCAGTCACGGTAAGCTTCGCGTGACCATGGCAGATGGCCGCGAATTGTCCGTGCCCCTGAGCTGGTTCCCTCGCTTGAAAAACGCCTCGCCCTCGCAGCGGAAACATTGGGAGCTGATTGGCGGCGGCATCGGGATCCACTGGCCCCTCATTGATGAAGACATTTCGGTAGAGAACCTGCTCGCTCCTCCGCAGCATAGGCGAAAGTAA
- the recA gene encoding recombinase RecA has product MADEKARAIELALSQIEKQFGKGSIMRLGSKEAIVPIAVIPTGSLAFDAALGVGGFPRGRVVEVFGPESSGKTTIALQVVAEAQKAGGMAAFVDAEHALDPKYAKKLGVDVDNLLVSQPDYGEQALEITEALVRSNAIDVLVVDSVAALVPKAELDGEMGDSHMGLQARLMSQALRKLTGTVSKSRTCLIFINQIREKIGVMFGNPETTTGGRALKFYSSMRIDIRRIAAIKEGDVVVGSRTKVKVVKNKVAAPFREAEFDIMYGEGISKEGDLLDLAANHNIVEKSGAWFSYKGERIGQGRENAKQFLKENKDITAKIEAEVRRVLNIGGAGEKPQPVAVPTDGRTAPVPPVIAARAMGTMKK; this is encoded by the coding sequence ATGGCGGACGAGAAGGCACGAGCAATCGAGTTGGCGCTGTCGCAAATTGAAAAGCAGTTCGGCAAGGGCTCGATCATGCGATTGGGAAGCAAGGAGGCGATCGTTCCCATCGCGGTGATTCCCACGGGCTCGCTTGCCTTCGACGCGGCCCTGGGCGTGGGCGGCTTCCCGCGCGGTCGCGTGGTGGAGGTTTTCGGGCCGGAGTCATCGGGCAAAACCACCATCGCGCTGCAGGTGGTGGCCGAAGCGCAGAAGGCCGGAGGCATGGCGGCGTTCGTGGACGCCGAGCACGCGCTCGATCCGAAGTACGCCAAGAAGCTCGGCGTGGATGTGGACAACCTGCTGGTCTCGCAGCCGGACTACGGCGAGCAGGCGCTGGAGATCACCGAGGCGCTGGTGCGCTCCAACGCTATTGACGTGCTGGTGGTGGACTCGGTGGCGGCGCTGGTCCCCAAGGCGGAACTGGACGGCGAGATGGGCGACAGCCACATGGGACTGCAGGCGCGGCTGATGTCGCAGGCGCTGCGCAAGCTGACGGGCACGGTTTCGAAGTCGCGCACCTGCTTGATCTTCATCAACCAGATCCGCGAAAAAATTGGCGTCATGTTCGGCAATCCCGAAACCACCACCGGCGGGCGCGCGCTGAAATTCTATTCCTCCATGCGCATTGACATCCGCCGCATTGCGGCCATCAAGGAAGGCGACGTGGTGGTGGGCTCGCGCACCAAAGTGAAAGTGGTGAAGAACAAGGTGGCGGCGCCGTTCCGCGAGGCTGAATTCGACATCATGTACGGCGAGGGCATTTCCAAGGAAGGCGACCTGCTCGACCTGGCGGCCAATCACAATATCGTGGAGAAATCGGGCGCGTGGTTCAGCTACAAGGGCGAACGCATCGGCCAGGGACGCGAGAACGCCAAACAGTTCTTGAAAGAGAACAAGGACATCACCGCCAAGATCGAGGCCGAGGTGCGCAGGGTGCTCAACATCGGCGGAGCGGGCGAGAAGCCGCAGCCCGTCGCCGTTCCGACCGACGGCCGCACCGCGCCGGTGCCTCCGGTAATCGCGGCGCGGGCGATGGGCACGATGAAGAAATAG
- the acpP gene encoding acyl carrier protein, translating into MAAVDEKVKQIIVEQLGVEEAEVTSNASFVDDLGADSLDTVELVMAFEEAFDIEIPDEDAEKIRTVQDAITYIGGHAKGK; encoded by the coding sequence ATGGCAGCCGTAGACGAGAAGGTGAAGCAAATCATCGTCGAGCAGTTGGGAGTGGAAGAAGCCGAGGTCACCTCCAACGCGTCCTTTGTGGACGATCTCGGCGCTGACTCGCTGGACACCGTGGAACTCGTCATGGCGTTCGAGGAGGCCTTCGACATCGAAATTCCCGATGAAGACGCGGAGAAGATCCGCACCGTTCAGGACGCCATCACCTATATCGGTGGGCACGCAAAGGGGAAATAG
- the acpP gene encoding acyl carrier protein: MAQVDEKVKQIIVEQLGVDEAEVTSNASFVDDLGADSLDTVELVMAFEEAFDIEIPDEDAEKIRTVHDAVDYITKNAKVSKQ; this comes from the coding sequence ATGGCGCAGGTAGATGAGAAGGTCAAGCAGATCATTGTGGAACAGCTCGGCGTGGACGAGGCCGAAGTCACCTCCAACGCGTCTTTCGTAGACGACCTCGGCGCCGATTCGCTCGACACGGTCGAGCTGGTGATGGCGTTCGAAGAAGCCTTCGACATCGAGATTCCGGACGAGGACGCCGAGAAAATCCGCACCGTCCATGATGCCGTGGACTACATCACCAAGAATGCCAAGGTGAGCAAACAGTAG
- a CDS encoding class I mannose-6-phosphate isomerase, translated as MSDLYPLLLKPEFRERIWGARDLSPLYGPAPGEAPIGEVWLTGDECRVANGALAGMSLGELCRRYGRDLVGETAPEAERFPLLVKFLFPHDKLSVQVHPDDETARRAGLPCGKTECWYVVQAEPGAKIGLGLKVGTTREEFARAIEEVRAEQLLNWIDVRAGEMIYVDAGTVHAIGPGVILLETQQNSDTTYRLYDYGRPRELHVQQGLAALKEMTRAGKVRAQSTANGYWTALVNSPRFMVSKAALRDGKQLTKQADDAPRPTSAEVLVALDGCGVVECDGAQPVTLARGEAVVVPASVRRYTLRGQWNIEVLHARVQGGNVPEPETTI; from the coding sequence ATGTCTGACCTGTATCCTTTGCTGTTGAAGCCGGAATTTCGCGAGCGTATCTGGGGTGCGCGCGATTTGTCGCCGCTGTATGGGCCGGCGCCGGGCGAGGCGCCGATCGGAGAAGTCTGGCTCACCGGCGATGAGTGCCGGGTAGCAAACGGCGCGTTGGCCGGCATGTCGCTCGGCGAACTGTGCCGCCGCTATGGCCGCGACCTGGTGGGCGAAACCGCGCCCGAGGCCGAACGCTTCCCCCTGCTGGTGAAGTTTCTTTTTCCTCACGATAAGCTGTCGGTGCAAGTCCATCCCGACGACGAGACCGCTCGGCGCGCCGGATTGCCCTGCGGCAAGACCGAGTGCTGGTACGTGGTGCAAGCCGAGCCGGGAGCAAAGATCGGCTTGGGCCTGAAGGTGGGCACCACGCGCGAAGAATTCGCGCGCGCCATCGAGGAAGTCCGCGCCGAGCAGTTGCTAAATTGGATCGATGTCCGCGCCGGCGAGATGATTTACGTGGACGCGGGAACGGTGCACGCGATCGGGCCGGGCGTGATTCTGCTGGAGACCCAGCAGAATTCCGACACCACCTATCGGCTGTATGATTACGGGCGCCCGCGCGAGCTGCACGTGCAACAAGGACTGGCGGCGCTGAAGGAAATGACAAGGGCCGGCAAAGTGCGCGCGCAGAGCACTGCCAACGGCTATTGGACGGCGCTGGTGAATTCGCCGCGGTTTATGGTGAGCAAAGCCGCGCTGCGCGACGGCAAACAACTGACGAAGCAGGCTGACGATGCACCCAGGCCGACTTCCGCTGAGGTCCTAGTCGCACTGGACGGATGCGGCGTCGTGGAATGTGACGGCGCACAACCGGTAACGCTGGCTCGCGGCGAGGCGGTCGTCGTGCCGGCGAGCGTGCGCCGGTACACGCTTCGCGGCCAGTGGAACATCGAAGTGTTGCACGCAAGGGTTCAGGGCGGCAACGTGCCCGAGCCTGAGACAACGATTTGA